AAGATCATGGAGAATGTCGAGGCGGTCAAGGATACCGGAAGCAGCGTCCTGATCTGTGGAGAAACCGGCACGGGCAAGGAACTCATAGCGCGGGCGCTGCATTTCGAGAGCGTGCGGAAAGACCGGCCGTTCGTGGCCGTCAATTGTGCTGCCCTGCCCAAGGAGTTGATTGAGTCCGAGCTGTTCGGCTATGAAAAAGGTGCCTTTACCGGGGCCGGTGAGCAGCGCATCGGCAAGGTCGAACAGACCGCCGGGGGAACGCTGTTCCTGGATGAAATAGGTGAACTTGATATCGGCGTGCAGGCCAAACTGCTCAGGGTGCTGCAGGAAAAAGAATTTGAGCGTTTGGGCGGCAACCGAAAGATCCGCGTCGATTTCCGGCTGGTCGCATCCACCAACCGGGATTTGCCTGCGGAGGTCGGAAAGGGACATTTTCGGGAGGACCTCTTTTACCGAATCAATGTTTTTTGCATTGTGGTGCCTCCCCTGCGGGAACGGAAGTCCGATATTTCCCTGCTCGCCCATGCTTTTCTACGGGAGTTTTGTGCCCGGGAAAACAAAATACTGTCCCTTTCGCCGGAAGTGCTGAGAATTCTGGAGGGATATGACTGGCCCGGCAATGTCCGTCAGTTGCGCAACGTTCTTGAGCGTGCCGTGGTTCTCGCACGGGGCAAGGAAATCTCCGAACGGGAACTCCCCGAGGAGTTGGGTGCCCGGAAAATACCTCTCAAAAAGAGGGCAAGTTTTTCCTCTTTGAAGGAAATCGAAGCCCAGGCGGTCCGCGACGCCCTCGAAAACTGCAACGGCAACAAATCCATGGCTGCCCGCATGCTGGGCATGTCCCGCAAAGCCCTCTACAAACGCCTTAAGGGTGGATGTTAGGGGCTTGTTGCTGGTTGATGTGGTTGAAGCATAACCCCCTGCTTACCATAGCAACTCGTTACCGACCTTAATTCCTCACACCTTGCTCTGTCCCCATCGGAAACAATCTTCATCCGGAAATTAGCCATCTTATTCCAACTGTATCCTTTGGAAACACCATTGAAGGCCCTTATGTATCTATTGGAAACACTTTCCCCTGTTTCGAGGCGAAATATTTTAGCTCGCCAATAGAAAACCCCCCGGAGGAACGGTGAAATGGGGTTTGGTATGAGCCTTGCTAATATCTTTGTGCGTATTAAGATTGCATGTCTTCAAGCGATCATAGAAATATTGATTTTGCCAAGGTTTGGGACAGGTTGACAGTAAGGAATTTCATAGTAGTCTCAAATGTCGTAGATTTCATAATTCAATTATTTGGTCTTTTTTGTTTGATGGATGGTCAGGGGATTGTAATTTAGATAAAATTCATATTCCACTTCTCCTGCCTAAAATTCCCAGTCTATAGAACTGCTGTTGTAACCCGCTTCAGGTTTTCAAAACAGAAGACCTGTTGCATTCGGATTACTGCCGGCAGAGATAACTGTTTGAAACATATCCTGATCTGTCTTGGGTCTTTATCATTTTACAAGGTTGCTTTGGATATGATTCAAGGAACATCCCCCAGTGCCGAGGTGTGTACTGGCTTATAAATTGTAGTCGCTTTCAGACTGGTTGGACAGGTGAGGCATGTCATGAATCCAGACAATATCCTTATTGTTGATGAACAGAGCTTCGGGAAAATATGTACCGCCTTGGTCAAACTTAATGGTTTTTCGACTCAGTGG
The genomic region above belongs to Syntrophotaleaceae bacterium and contains:
- a CDS encoding sigma-54 dependent transcriptional regulator gives rise to the protein MSKGNILLVDDEPNAVRVLSAILEEDGFLVEKAYSAAEAKRLLQDHDLDAVITDVRMPGEDGLQLFEDICLEFPDIPVIFLTAFGSVESAVKAMTRGAFYFFVKPPDYASLKGILCRAVEQRRLKREVCLLKAQISNRHNDQGQPAFVGGSTASRKIMENVEAVKDTGSSVLICGETGTGKELIARALHFESVRKDRPFVAVNCAALPKELIESELFGYEKGAFTGAGEQRIGKVEQTAGGTLFLDEIGELDIGVQAKLLRVLQEKEFERLGGNRKIRVDFRLVASTNRDLPAEVGKGHFREDLFYRINVFCIVVPPLRERKSDISLLAHAFLREFCARENKILSLSPEVLRILEGYDWPGNVRQLRNVLERAVVLARGKEISERELPEELGARKIPLKKRASFSSLKEIEAQAVRDALENCNGNKSMAARMLGMSRKALYKRLKGGC